One genomic window of Halorubrum hochsteinianum includes the following:
- a CDS encoding 16S ribosomal RNA methyltransferase A translates to MTDSSTGEDAAYGGRDPDALARRAGSRADPDRDQHFLVDDRVLDRIPGYLPDDADRSRLLEIGGGAGALTDRLLAAATAPSTAGATGDTAADATAEPGHVTVIERDGAFVDFLREEFAAAIADGLLDVVEGDALDVDLPPFSACVANLPYGVSSEIAFRLLPEKRPLVLMFQAEFAERMVASAGESEYGRLSVSAQHYADAEIVERVPKEAFDPQPAVESAVVRCTPRDPDYAVGDETFFLRFVKALFTQRRKTVRNAIRNTGHISGLDEPEAVVDAADEELLSSRPGTLEPAAFAALAELARERGSPTEA, encoded by the coding sequence ATGACCGACTCATCGACGGGTGAGGACGCCGCGTACGGGGGCCGCGACCCCGACGCGCTCGCGAGGCGGGCCGGCTCGCGCGCCGACCCCGACCGCGACCAGCACTTCCTCGTCGACGACCGGGTCCTCGACCGGATCCCCGGCTACCTCCCGGACGACGCCGACCGAAGCCGTCTCTTGGAGATCGGCGGCGGCGCGGGCGCGCTCACGGACCGCCTGCTGGCGGCGGCGACCGCGCCTTCGACCGCCGGCGCGACCGGCGACACGGCCGCCGACGCGACCGCCGAACCCGGCCACGTGACCGTGATCGAGCGCGACGGGGCCTTCGTCGACTTCCTCCGCGAGGAGTTCGCGGCCGCGATCGCGGACGGGTTACTCGACGTGGTCGAGGGCGACGCGCTCGACGTCGACCTCCCGCCGTTCTCCGCCTGCGTCGCCAACCTCCCGTACGGCGTCTCCTCGGAGATCGCCTTCCGCCTGCTCCCGGAGAAGCGGCCGCTCGTGTTGATGTTTCAGGCGGAGTTCGCCGAGCGCATGGTGGCGTCGGCCGGCGAGTCCGAGTACGGCCGGCTCTCGGTCTCCGCGCAGCACTACGCCGACGCCGAGATCGTCGAGCGCGTCCCGAAGGAGGCGTTCGACCCCCAGCCGGCCGTCGAGAGCGCGGTCGTGCGCTGTACGCCCCGCGACCCCGACTACGCCGTCGGCGACGAGACGTTCTTCCTCCGGTTCGTGAAGGCGCTTTTCACCCAGCGCCGCAAGACCGTGCGGAACGCGATCCGGAACACCGGTCACATCTCGGGGCTGGACGAGCCCGAAGCGGTCGTCGACGCGGCCGACGAGGAGTTGCTGAGCAGCCGGCCGGGCACGCTGGAGCCGGCCGCGTTCGCCGCGCTGGCGGAGCTGGCCCGCGAACGCGGGTCGCCTACGGAGGCGTGA
- a CDS encoding RNA polymerase Rpb4 family protein, giving the protein MTIFKEKLDEEYVTVSEAKEILVEIEDERAADEDRDLRYELARAIEHVNRFADLDAEESRELVEELTELDQIDVPTAVKITDLLPEDRTELRSVFAQERYSLDGEELDEILDVVAKYA; this is encoded by the coding sequence ATGACGATCTTCAAAGAGAAGCTCGACGAGGAGTACGTCACCGTCTCCGAGGCGAAGGAGATCCTCGTGGAGATCGAAGACGAGCGCGCGGCCGACGAGGACCGCGACCTCCGCTACGAGCTGGCGCGCGCGATCGAGCACGTCAACCGGTTCGCGGACCTCGACGCCGAGGAGTCCCGCGAGCTGGTCGAGGAGCTGACCGAGCTCGACCAGATCGACGTGCCGACAGCCGTGAAGATCACGGACCTGCTCCCGGAGGACCGCACCGAGCTCCGCTCGGTGTTCGCCCAGGAGCGCTACTCGCTCGACGGCGAGGAACTCGACGAGATCCTCGACGTCGTCGCGAAGTACGCCTGA
- a CDS encoding HemK2/MTQ2 family protein methyltransferase → MTDDESGDLASRRGLDDAVVYQPAEDSGLLAEAAVAEAHGRVLEVGTGSGWVAQRIAEERGLDTVGSDLNPHAARQARERGVEGVVADLCSPFRADAFDTVCFNPPYLPTDPDNEWDDWMEHALSGGESGRALIEPFLDDVGRVLAPDGVVLLLVSSLTGYDEVLALAEDAGFSAEPVVEESFPFETLTVLALRRT, encoded by the coding sequence ATGACCGACGACGAGAGCGGCGATCTCGCGTCGCGGCGCGGCCTCGACGACGCCGTCGTCTACCAGCCAGCAGAGGACTCCGGCCTGCTCGCGGAGGCGGCGGTCGCGGAGGCGCACGGCCGCGTCCTGGAGGTGGGCACGGGGTCCGGCTGGGTCGCTCAGCGGATCGCCGAGGAGCGCGGCCTCGACACCGTCGGCAGCGACCTCAACCCCCACGCGGCGCGACAGGCCCGCGAGCGCGGCGTGGAGGGGGTCGTCGCAGACCTCTGCTCGCCGTTCCGGGCGGACGCGTTCGACACGGTGTGTTTCAACCCGCCGTACCTGCCGACGGACCCCGACAACGAGTGGGACGACTGGATGGAACACGCGCTCTCGGGCGGCGAGTCGGGCCGAGCGCTCATCGAGCCGTTCCTCGACGACGTGGGCCGCGTCCTCGCGCCCGACGGCGTGGTCCTCCTTCTGGTCTCCTCCCTCACGGGCTACGACGAGGTGCTGGCGTTGGCCGAGGACGCCGGGTTCTCCGCCGAGCCGGTCGTCGAGGAGTCGTTCCCCTTCGAGACGCTCACGGTGCTGGCGCTGCGGCGGACGTAG
- a CDS encoding GNAT family N-acetyltransferase has protein sequence MDDLDYRPFPGERDDEFRAFMRYAFSPEEGPYDPEADDDDREHLAAYRGLFDGEDPVAVCGHHDFSLRIRGRDRDAAGLSAVASPPEHRRRGHIERLLRESLTEYRDDGVDFSVLWPFEYAFYRRYGWRTVSRYRWVKAPPEQLSFAADGSDAGDDDDEAGEFRRLDADDYDAAADLLAATADRRDFTMARTEAWWRERTLRGWKTDPFVYGFERDGRLRALLSYTFEERDDGDGRAMVVSDAVVADPAAWDLVFRFCRDHDSQVERVRLRLPVDVSVLDRVADPRAVTEEVRTGPMFRLVDAPAALEGLSPDPDLETAFTLAVDDPLVDWHDRPIRVTVAGGAVDAERVDADSAGDPDVTAGVGALSQLYAGYRGVDDLRAHAEFHVRGDDGGERGPALADDLAALCPPRRTFLREGF, from the coding sequence ATGGACGACCTCGACTACCGCCCCTTCCCCGGGGAGCGCGACGACGAGTTCCGCGCGTTCATGCGGTACGCGTTCTCGCCCGAGGAGGGACCGTACGATCCCGAGGCCGACGACGACGACCGCGAACACCTCGCGGCGTACCGCGGGCTCTTCGACGGGGAGGACCCGGTGGCGGTGTGCGGGCACCACGACTTCTCCCTCCGGATCCGGGGCCGCGACCGCGACGCGGCCGGCCTCTCCGCGGTCGCCTCCCCGCCCGAACACCGGCGACGGGGACACATCGAGCGCCTCCTCCGCGAGTCGCTGACCGAGTACCGCGACGACGGCGTCGACTTCTCCGTGCTGTGGCCCTTCGAGTACGCCTTCTACCGGCGGTACGGCTGGCGGACCGTGAGCCGGTACCGGTGGGTGAAAGCCCCGCCCGAACAGCTGTCGTTCGCGGCCGACGGGAGCGACGCCGGAGACGACGACGACGAGGCTGGCGAGTTCCGCCGGCTCGACGCCGACGACTACGACGCGGCCGCCGACCTCCTCGCCGCGACCGCCGACCGTCGCGACTTCACGATGGCGCGGACCGAGGCGTGGTGGCGCGAGCGGACCCTGCGCGGGTGGAAGACCGATCCGTTCGTCTACGGCTTCGAGCGCGACGGAAGGCTCCGCGCGCTCCTGTCGTACACGTTCGAGGAGCGCGACGACGGCGACGGGCGGGCGATGGTCGTCTCCGACGCCGTCGTCGCCGACCCGGCGGCGTGGGACCTCGTGTTCCGGTTCTGCCGCGACCACGACTCGCAGGTCGAGCGCGTGCGGCTCCGGCTCCCGGTTGACGTGAGCGTCCTCGACCGCGTCGCCGATCCGCGCGCGGTCACCGAGGAGGTCCGGACCGGGCCCATGTTCCGGCTCGTCGACGCCCCCGCGGCGCTGGAGGGGCTCTCGCCCGACCCCGACCTGGAGACCGCGTTCACGCTCGCGGTCGACGACCCCCTCGTCGACTGGCACGACCGACCGATCCGCGTGACCGTCGCGGGCGGCGCGGTCGACGCCGAACGGGTCGACGCCGACTCGGCCGGAGACCCCGACGTGACCGCCGGGGTCGGCGCGCTCTCCCAGCTGTACGCCGGCTACCGCGGCGTGGACGACCTCCGGGCGCACGCCGAGTTCCACGTCCGCGGCGACGATGGGGGCGAACGCGGGCCGGCGCTCGCGGACGACCTCGCCGCCCTCTGTCCGCCGCGGCGGACGTTTCTGCGAGAGGGGTTCTGA
- a CDS encoding phosphomannomutase produces MIDAALGTARILLERSLAGRPPGEAVPPDDPYNSFEQFYGYLLAKRGAIRVAHRLPALYPRNAPFVFSRHIVFFALGVLAALTAVYVRLPAGGIAPSLVAVLPFVVGKHLSILAGWHATGVYDRASAVTVRPRELLYTVLVGLAAVLVAFAWPRGSEQVAAATALALVPKLAFDFREAGIGPCPLTFDPRAGATEEPVEVPAGTPDRVFGTDDRAVDREALAFGLVYAIYPGLLVTGPWGVAAVVSFDSLRITPATTALWVALTLVVTLSVTFPWMRLGCANVEYRVYEGSLVAYDAFLEEPQWVLSDNVRAVSVDGDVRIRGYDGTERRIEFLERPNEFARSVRRALVETA; encoded by the coding sequence GTGATCGACGCCGCCCTCGGAACCGCCCGGATCCTCTTGGAGCGCTCGCTCGCCGGACGCCCACCCGGCGAGGCGGTTCCCCCGGACGATCCGTATAACTCATTCGAGCAGTTCTACGGATACCTGCTGGCGAAGCGCGGCGCGATACGAGTCGCTCACCGGCTCCCCGCGCTGTATCCCCGTAACGCTCCGTTCGTGTTCAGCAGGCACATCGTCTTCTTCGCGCTCGGCGTGCTGGCGGCCCTGACGGCGGTGTACGTTCGCCTCCCGGCGGGCGGAATCGCCCCGTCTCTCGTCGCGGTGCTCCCGTTCGTCGTCGGAAAACACCTCTCGATCCTCGCCGGATGGCACGCGACGGGGGTGTACGACCGGGCCTCCGCGGTCACCGTTCGACCTCGCGAACTCCTGTACACGGTTCTCGTGGGGCTCGCTGCGGTTCTGGTGGCGTTCGCGTGGCCGCGGGGCTCCGAACAGGTAGCGGCTGCGACGGCGCTGGCGCTCGTTCCGAAACTCGCCTTTGACTTCCGCGAGGCGGGGATCGGCCCCTGCCCGCTGACCTTCGATCCCCGCGCCGGTGCGACGGAGGAACCCGTCGAGGTTCCGGCCGGAACCCCTGACCGGGTGTTCGGGACCGACGATCGGGCGGTGGACCGCGAGGCGCTGGCGTTCGGACTGGTTTACGCGATCTACCCGGGTCTCCTCGTGACCGGTCCCTGGGGCGTGGCCGCCGTGGTGTCGTTCGACTCGCTCCGGATAACCCCGGCCACGACCGCACTCTGGGTCGCTCTCACGCTGGTCGTCACGTTGTCGGTAACTTTCCCCTGGATGCGGCTCGGGTGCGCGAACGTCGAGTACCGCGTTTACGAGGGGAGTCTGGTCGCGTACGACGCGTTTCTTGAAGAACCGCAGTGGGTTCTCTCCGACAACGTCCGTGCCGTTTCGGTGGACGGTGACGTGAGGATCCGGGGGTACGACGGCACGGAGCGCCGGATCGAGTTCCTCGAACGGCCGAACGAGTTCGCTCGCTCCGTCCGTCGGGCGCTGGTCGAAACCGCGTGA
- a CDS encoding DUF7547 family protein has product MSSRDPRDDDLEERLDELEDVLGELRADLRETERDRRGPPRPPRLSELVRFTEQYTIPTLIALLETTIKSLELLQGTLRLADPGRSVAEGAGEASDRLADVRDGASAGLSRSLSELRTALSEADLPEEAASRSIIADARDLTAEIEARIDEGRREADAARDRRAGRDRDRNRGRDDGEGNETDRRADDDESPVRIDVTEPGEGDDGEPSDSETATDSDAPEVDVESELESIKRQMDETRAAAATDDAAVDEDAGTDDDSAADDANTGDEADPSGDAGDESPDEPAN; this is encoded by the coding sequence ATGAGTTCCCGCGACCCGCGCGACGACGACCTCGAGGAGCGGCTCGACGAGCTGGAGGACGTGCTGGGCGAGCTCCGGGCCGACCTCCGGGAGACCGAGCGCGACCGCCGGGGCCCCCCACGGCCGCCCCGCCTCTCGGAGCTGGTCCGGTTCACCGAGCAGTACACCATCCCGACGCTCATCGCGCTGTTGGAGACGACGATCAAGTCGCTCGAACTGCTTCAGGGCACCCTCCGGCTCGCCGACCCCGGTCGGAGCGTCGCCGAGGGCGCGGGAGAGGCGAGCGACCGCCTCGCGGACGTGCGCGACGGCGCGAGTGCCGGCCTCTCGCGGTCCCTCTCGGAGCTTCGGACCGCGCTCTCGGAGGCCGACCTCCCCGAAGAGGCCGCCTCGCGCTCGATCATCGCCGACGCCCGCGACCTCACCGCGGAGATCGAGGCGCGGATCGACGAGGGACGCCGGGAGGCCGACGCGGCGCGAGACCGACGAGCCGGACGCGACCGCGACCGGAACCGGGGGCGAGACGACGGAGAGGGGAACGAGACGGACCGACGGGCCGACGACGACGAGAGTCCGGTCCGGATCGACGTGACCGAGCCCGGCGAGGGAGACGACGGAGAACCTTCCGATTCGGAGACTGCGACCGACTCCGACGCTCCGGAGGTCGACGTGGAGTCCGAGTTGGAGTCGATCAAGCGACAGATGGACGAAACCCGGGCGGCGGCCGCGACCGACGACGCGGCGGTGGACGAGGACGCAGGAACTGACGACGATTCGGCGGCGGACGACGCGAACACGGGCGACGAGGCGGACCCCTCGGGCGACGCAGGCGACGAGAGCCCCGACGAGCCGGCGAACTGA
- a CDS encoding 50S ribosomal protein L21e produces MPSSNGPQKATRDKLSNKPRNRGTSPPQRAIQEFDEGSQVHLKIDPSVPNGRFHPRFDGRTGTVVGKQGSAFKVEIPDGGKTKTLIVTAAHMRAQQN; encoded by the coding sequence ATGCCGAGTTCCAATGGGCCGCAGAAGGCGACTCGCGACAAGCTCTCGAACAAACCCCGCAACCGCGGCACCTCCCCGCCGCAGCGAGCGATCCAGGAGTTCGACGAGGGGTCGCAGGTCCACCTCAAGATCGACCCCAGCGTCCCCAACGGGCGCTTCCACCCGCGCTTCGACGGCCGGACGGGCACCGTCGTCGGCAAGCAGGGATCGGCGTTCAAGGTGGAGATCCCGGACGGCGGCAAGACGAAGACGCTCATCGTCACCGCCGCCCACATGCGCGCCCAGCAGAACTGA
- a CDS encoding DUF655 domain-containing protein gives MDHADGDGTPGDDRDGGDDAADAGSDGVDDGGPTAVLLDVLPNGRPDDDRPQSRKSPVAYGLGNASFALYELSLDGDADVSVGDRIALDGPAVGRYREVSFDDLTRNAAAEIEYAVEAIVEADEERFVDFYNEAGPITLRLHQLNLLPGIGKKLRNDLLDERKRGPFEGFDDVEERIAGLHRPREVILERIVEEIRESDLKYRTFVGREE, from the coding sequence ATGGACCACGCCGACGGCGACGGGACGCCGGGCGACGATCGAGACGGGGGTGACGACGCCGCGGACGCCGGATCGGACGGCGTCGACGACGGCGGTCCCACCGCCGTCCTACTCGACGTCCTGCCGAACGGCCGCCCCGACGACGACCGCCCGCAGTCGCGCAAGTCGCCGGTGGCGTACGGGCTCGGGAACGCCTCGTTCGCGCTGTACGAGCTGTCGCTCGACGGCGACGCCGACGTCTCCGTCGGCGACCGGATCGCGCTGGACGGCCCCGCCGTCGGCCGGTACCGCGAGGTGTCGTTCGACGACCTCACCCGCAACGCGGCCGCGGAAATCGAGTACGCGGTCGAGGCCATCGTCGAGGCCGACGAGGAGCGGTTCGTCGACTTCTACAACGAGGCGGGCCCGATCACCCTCCGGCTCCACCAGCTGAACCTGCTGCCGGGGATCGGCAAGAAGCTGCGGAACGACCTGTTGGACGAGCGGAAGCGCGGCCCGTTCGAGGGCTTCGACGACGTCGAGGAGCGCATCGCCGGCCTCCACCGCCCGCGGGAGGTGATCTTGGAACGGATCGTCGAGGAGATCCGCGAGTCCGACCTGAAGTACCGGACGTTCGTCGGCCGCGAGGAGTGA
- a CDS encoding methionine synthase yields the protein MARNPAANRDQFRPDDHPNDTFLLSTVVGSYPKPKWLNRADELVDDPDSKFDESDLEEAHDDACRLITHEHERAGLDTVVDGEMRRNEMVEFFADRIDGYEFNGPVKVWGHNYFDKPSVVEEVEYDEPWLVDEFEFTSSVAERPVKVPITGPYTLGFWAFNEAYPSTEELVYDLADLVNEEVEKLVEAGARYIQIDEPALATTPEDHAIVGEALERIADGIPEEVRIGLHVCYGDYSRVYPEINDYPIDEFDIELSNGDYEQIPVLEEPELEPDLALGVVDAHTAEVESVEEIKRNIRQGLRVVPPEKLTISPDCGLKLLPRDIAYGKTENMVTAVREIEAEIDAGEIDLDDPLADD from the coding sequence ATGGCCCGAAACCCCGCAGCCAACCGCGACCAGTTCCGCCCCGACGACCACCCGAACGACACGTTCCTGCTCTCGACGGTCGTCGGCTCGTACCCGAAGCCGAAGTGGCTGAACCGCGCGGACGAGCTCGTCGACGACCCGGACTCGAAGTTCGACGAGTCGGACCTCGAAGAGGCCCACGACGACGCCTGTCGGCTCATCACTCACGAGCACGAGCGCGCCGGCCTCGACACGGTCGTCGACGGCGAGATGCGCCGCAACGAGATGGTGGAGTTCTTCGCCGACCGCATCGACGGCTACGAGTTCAACGGCCCCGTGAAGGTGTGGGGCCACAACTACTTCGACAAGCCGAGCGTGGTCGAGGAGGTCGAGTACGACGAGCCGTGGCTCGTCGACGAGTTCGAGTTCACGTCCTCGGTCGCCGAGCGCCCCGTCAAGGTACCGATCACGGGCCCGTACACCCTCGGATTCTGGGCGTTCAACGAGGCGTACCCCTCCACCGAGGAGCTGGTCTACGACCTCGCGGACCTCGTCAACGAGGAGGTCGAGAAGCTGGTCGAGGCCGGCGCGCGCTACATCCAGATCGACGAGCCGGCGCTGGCGACGACCCCGGAGGACCACGCCATCGTCGGCGAGGCGCTCGAACGGATCGCCGACGGCATCCCCGAGGAGGTCCGGATCGGCCTCCACGTCTGTTACGGCGACTACTCGCGGGTGTACCCCGAGATCAACGACTACCCGATCGACGAGTTCGACATCGAGCTCTCGAACGGCGACTACGAGCAGATCCCCGTCCTCGAGGAGCCCGAACTCGAACCGGACCTCGCGCTCGGCGTCGTCGACGCTCACACCGCCGAGGTGGAGTCCGTCGAGGAGATCAAACGGAACATCCGGCAGGGCCTCCGCGTCGTGCCGCCGGAGAAGCTCACCATCTCGCCCGACTGCGGGCTGAAGCTCCTCCCGCGCGACATCGCGTACGGCAAGACCGAGAACATGGTGACCGCGGTCCGCGAGATCGAAGCCGAGATCGACGCCGGCGAGATCGACCTCGACGACCCGCTCGCCGACGACTGA
- the mptA gene encoding GTP cyclohydrolase MptA, producing the protein MSHQLPDVQASAPDVTVGLSQVGVTGVEKLVKLARGDKRPIVLMAEFEVFVDLPSGRKGIDMSRNLATVDEILEDITREEAYRVEDVCGDAAERLLEKHDYTTTAEVSMSAELVTRENTPASDIETQSTATIVASATATEDGTREEIGAEVTGMTVCPCSQGMSESRARDKLAELGVDEETTEEFLEAVPQPGHSQRGHATLTITTDGHPDVDLRDVIDVARDSMSARIYNMAKRPDEDHMTYEAHADAKFVEDCVRALAEGTVKEFPHLSDDAVVHMKQSNDESIHQHNAHAEREVRLGDLRDELDR; encoded by the coding sequence ATGAGTCATCAGCTGCCGGACGTACAGGCGTCCGCGCCCGACGTCACCGTCGGGCTGTCGCAGGTCGGCGTCACCGGCGTGGAGAAGCTTGTCAAACTGGCGCGGGGCGACAAACGACCCATCGTTCTCATGGCGGAGTTCGAGGTGTTCGTCGACCTCCCCAGCGGCCGGAAGGGGATCGACATGTCGCGGAACCTCGCCACGGTCGACGAGATCCTCGAAGACATCACCCGCGAGGAGGCGTACCGCGTCGAGGACGTGTGCGGCGACGCCGCGGAGCGGCTCTTAGAGAAGCACGACTACACCACCACCGCCGAGGTGTCGATGTCGGCGGAGCTCGTCACCCGCGAGAACACCCCCGCCTCCGACATCGAGACGCAGAGCACGGCGACGATCGTCGCCAGCGCGACCGCCACCGAGGACGGGACCCGCGAGGAGATCGGCGCGGAGGTCACCGGCATGACCGTCTGCCCCTGTTCGCAGGGGATGAGCGAGTCGCGGGCCCGTGACAAGCTCGCCGAGCTGGGCGTCGACGAGGAGACGACCGAGGAGTTCCTGGAGGCCGTCCCGCAGCCGGGCCACTCCCAGCGCGGCCACGCGACGCTGACGATCACGACCGACGGCCACCCGGACGTCGACCTCCGCGACGTGATCGACGTCGCCCGCGACTCGATGAGCGCGCGCATCTACAACATGGCGAAGCGGCCCGACGAGGACCACATGACCTACGAGGCCCACGCGGACGCGAAGTTCGTCGAGGACTGCGTCCGCGCGCTCGCCGAGGGGACGGTCAAGGAGTTCCCGCACCTCTCCGACGACGCCGTGGTCCACATGAAACAGTCGAACGACGAGTCGATCCACCAGCACAACGCCCACGCCGAACGCGAGGTCCGGCTGGGCGACCTGCGGGACGAGCTCGATCGGTAG
- a CDS encoding mechanosensitive ion channel family protein → MSGWIGLATELQNAFAGNLRRFVASAGIVVAVLAVRFLTGRLKRRDEALSSTYRLLLSAAVGVATALGAIALIAVWDRSGALFETVQSALSADQLSNVVLAVILLAIAYALTDFLGGVVREIGSESASISKHQQEVILRITQLTVYTAASVSVVGLFTDNVGSLLVGAGFLGIVVGMAARQTLGAVLAGFVLMFSRPFEVGDWVEVGDHEGTVTEISIMSTRLRSFDGEVITMPNDTVRSGSIVDRSRRNRLRIEIEVGVDYDTDVERAVAGVEDVAEMPEPNAVTKRFADSAVVLGLRYWIRNPSMRKRWRTQTAAMNAMKDALEAEGIVIPFPQQTLSARSDDAAGPQLDASVEGRAATRGGSGSGGRGGSDSVDRDAESGGEGDDGSGESDR, encoded by the coding sequence ATGAGCGGGTGGATCGGTCTCGCGACGGAGCTTCAGAACGCGTTCGCGGGCAACCTGCGGCGGTTCGTCGCCTCGGCCGGGATCGTCGTCGCCGTGCTGGCGGTGCGGTTCCTCACGGGCCGCCTGAAGCGCCGGGACGAGGCGCTCTCCTCCACCTATCGGCTGCTGCTCTCGGCGGCGGTCGGCGTCGCCACCGCGCTGGGCGCGATCGCGCTGATCGCGGTGTGGGACCGGAGCGGCGCGCTCTTCGAGACCGTTCAGTCGGCGCTCAGCGCCGACCAGCTGTCGAACGTCGTCCTCGCCGTGATCCTCCTCGCGATCGCGTACGCGCTCACGGACTTCCTCGGCGGCGTCGTCCGCGAGATCGGTTCGGAGAGCGCGTCGATCTCCAAACACCAGCAGGAGGTGATACTCCGGATCACGCAGCTGACGGTCTACACCGCCGCCTCGGTCTCCGTCGTCGGCCTGTTCACCGACAACGTCGGCAGCCTCCTCGTCGGCGCGGGGTTCCTCGGGATCGTGGTCGGGATGGCGGCGCGGCAGACGCTCGGCGCGGTGCTGGCCGGCTTCGTGCTGATGTTCTCCCGCCCGTTCGAGGTGGGCGACTGGGTCGAGGTCGGCGACCACGAGGGGACGGTGACGGAGATATCGATCATGAGCACGCGGCTGCGCTCGTTCGACGGCGAGGTGATCACGATGCCGAACGACACCGTCCGGTCGGGGTCGATCGTCGACCGCTCCCGGCGGAACCGGCTGCGGATCGAGATCGAGGTGGGCGTCGACTACGACACCGACGTCGAGCGCGCGGTCGCGGGCGTCGAGGACGTCGCCGAGATGCCGGAGCCGAACGCCGTGACGAAGCGCTTCGCCGACTCAGCGGTCGTGTTGGGGCTCCGCTACTGGATCCGCAACCCCAGCATGCGGAAGCGCTGGCGGACCCAGACGGCCGCGATGAACGCGATGAAGGACGCCCTCGAAGCCGAGGGGATCGTCATCCCGTTCCCGCAGCAGACGCTCTCCGCCCGGTCGGACGACGCCGCCGGGCCGCAGCTGGACGCGTCGGTCGAGGGTCGGGCCGCGACGCGCGGCGGGTCCGGCTCCGGGGGTCGCGGCGGGTCCGACTCCGTTGATCGCGACGCGGAATCCGGCGGTGAGGGCGACGACGGGTCGGGTGAGTCCGACCGATGA
- a CDS encoding sugar phosphate isomerase/epimerase family protein yields MEIGLTVGDDFDRLAASPVRFDFYELGIGEPTLVPGEIDPDRLDRALDGRDLCVHLPYGQRLATYVPEVNDAIVDYQRRLLDAAGDLGAEKAVLHATSADRDDVEFREVAAEQLRRVADAGREAGVEVVVENVGHQHAGLQLSVLGEIARETDTAICFDVGHAYMEGGNKAIKRFLRSHGDRISHLHCHDVRRRGDTHLPVGAGEVDYGLVASELTGFDGTVALEVFTDDEALLLDSAERVADRLGASF; encoded by the coding sequence ATGGAGATCGGTCTCACCGTCGGCGACGACTTCGACCGCCTCGCGGCGTCGCCCGTGCGGTTCGACTTCTACGAACTCGGGATCGGCGAGCCGACGCTCGTGCCCGGCGAGATCGACCCCGACCGGCTCGATCGCGCGCTCGACGGCCGCGACCTGTGCGTCCACCTCCCGTACGGCCAGCGGCTGGCGACGTACGTCCCCGAGGTGAACGACGCCATCGTCGACTACCAGCGCCGGCTCTTGGACGCGGCCGGCGACCTCGGCGCGGAGAAGGCCGTCCTCCACGCCACCTCCGCCGACCGCGACGACGTCGAGTTCCGCGAGGTCGCCGCCGAGCAGCTCCGCCGCGTCGCCGACGCCGGCCGCGAGGCGGGCGTCGAGGTCGTCGTCGAGAACGTCGGCCACCAGCACGCGGGGCTCCAGCTCTCCGTCCTCGGCGAGATCGCCCGTGAGACGGACACCGCGATCTGTTTCGACGTGGGGCACGCGTACATGGAGGGCGGCAATAAGGCGATAAAGCGATTTCTCCGGAGCCACGGCGACCGGATCTCGCACCTCCACTGCCACGACGTGCGCCGCCGCGGCGACACGCACCTCCCGGTGGGGGCCGGCGAGGTCGACTACGGCCTCGTCGCGTCCGAACTCACGGGGTTCGACGGAACGGTCGCGCTGGAGGTGTTCACCGACGACGAGGCGCTGCTCCTCGACTCGGCCGAGCGCGTCGCGGACCGCCTCGGCGCGTCCTTTTGA